GTCCCAACCCCTCCAACCCAGTTGATGAATCAAAAACCTCGCCAAGCAGAACAGAACTGTGAAAGGCAAGGTGAATAGGAGCAACCGCCATTTTGACCCAATCAACTCTAGATATTTTGGCATGATCCCGTTCTCTGCTGGAGGATCGCCATCGGATGTCAGAAACTGCTCCGTCCTTAGGTGGCTGATGATAGACAGGGGATTCGTCCTGAAATAAAGCTATGATTTTGATCATCGATCTTCGTAATGAGTCCGAATATCTTAAAAGAACGTGGACTTAAATCAAGTATTCAAAACCCCGAATCCCGTTATTGGTGTTGTTCATCTTCTCCCCTTACCCACCTCACCCCAATGGGGAGGTAGCCTCAAGGCTGTCATTGACCGCGCTGAACAGGAGGCAACTGCCCTCGCATCTGGTGGCGTCAATGGCATTTTAGTAGAAAACTTCTTTGATGCTCCTTTTACCAAAGATCACGTCGATCCAGCAGTGGTCAGTGCCATGAGCCTGATTGTGCAACGGTTGATGCATTTGATCCCACTGCCCGTGGGCATTAATATTCTTAGAAATGATGGTCATAGTGCCTTGGCGATCGCCACCTGTGTGCGGGCAGCCTTTATCCGGGTCAATGTCTTAACTGGTGTCATGGCAACCGATCAAGGCTTGATCGAGGGACAGGCCCATCAGCTTCTCCGCTATCGTCGAGAACTGGGGAGCGATGTCAAGATTATGGCCGATGTGCTGGTCAAACATGCCCGCCCCCTCAGCGTTCCCAACTTGACCGTAGCCGTACAGGACACCATTGAGCGGGGTCTAGCCGATGCCGTGATTCTATCGGGTTGGGCAACCGGCAGCCCCCCCAATCTAGAAGACCTAGAGCTAGCGACGGCTGCAGCCAATGGCACCCCGGTTTTCATTGGTAGTGGAGCCAACTTTGAGAATATTGGCACGTTGATGCAGGCCGCTGATGGTGTCATTGTCTCCAGTTCCCTCAAGCGGCAGGGACGCCGAGGGCAGCCCATAGATCCCATTCGAGTTAGTCGTTTTGTAGAAGCGATGCACCACAGTCTCTCGGCTAAAAAAAAMCATTCCTAAGGCTCACCCTCAAAATCATCCAGCCTATCTCTCATCAGGTGCCTCGTCTCCATGAATTCCACTGAACGCTCAGGGTCAGGATGCT
The Neosynechococcus sphagnicola sy1 DNA segment above includes these coding regions:
- the btpA gene encoding photosystem I biogenesis protein BtpA; the encoded protein is MDLNQVFKTPNPVIGVVHLLPLPTSPQWGGSLKAVIDRAEQEATALASGGVNGILVENFFDAPFTKDHVDPAVVSAMSLIVQRLMHLIPLPVGINILRNDGHSALAIATCVRAAFIRVNVLTGVMATDQGLIEGQAHQLLRYRRELGSDVKIMADVLVKHARPLSVPNLTVAVQDTIERGLADAVILSGWATGSPPNLEDLELATAAANGTPVFIGSGANFENIGTLMQAADGVIVSSSLKRQGRRGQPIDPIRVSRFVEAMHHSLSAKKXHS